A single region of the Plantactinospora soyae genome encodes:
- a CDS encoding DUF6458 family protein → MGIGGSIFLIALGAILAFAVDVEMGWLNLSVVGWVLMLAGVVGLIMTAYLWRGRRRTVVTPVADPRVVPSREEQVVEEYREVRRPGRPL, encoded by the coding sequence GTGGGCATCGGTGGAAGCATCTTCCTCATTGCACTGGGCGCGATCCTCGCGTTCGCGGTGGACGTCGAGATGGGCTGGCTCAACCTCAGCGTCGTTGGCTGGGTGCTGATGCTCGCCGGCGTGGTCGGCCTGATCATGACCGCCTACCTCTGGCGTGGCCGTCGCCGTACGGTTGTCACCCCGGTGGCCGACCCGAGGGTCGTGCCGAGTCGGGAGGAGCAGGTCGTCGAGGAGTACCGCGAGGTACGTCGCCCCGGCCGTCCGCTCTGA
- a CDS encoding SixA phosphatase family protein, which yields MAPRRVLVLLRHAKAERPTGGPDAERPLTARGHADAAAAGAWLDHGGYLPTVVFCSPAKRTRQTWHDAALGMAAPPTRPARAASPASDGPTGTVRSSVATPPAATGTRAGVPAVRYDQRIYHGYATDLLDLVRSTDPDATTLLLIGHNPTISELSTLLDPVHADPDGLRTSGIVVHGIDGEWAGVREQAGPIVKWHTARG from the coding sequence ATGGCACCGAGGCGGGTACTCGTGCTGCTCCGGCACGCCAAGGCCGAGCGACCGACCGGCGGACCGGACGCCGAGCGACCGTTGACCGCCCGGGGGCACGCGGACGCCGCCGCCGCCGGCGCCTGGCTGGATCACGGCGGCTACCTGCCGACCGTCGTCTTCTGCTCCCCGGCCAAACGCACCCGACAGACCTGGCACGACGCCGCCCTCGGGATGGCCGCGCCGCCGACCCGGCCGGCCCGCGCCGCCAGTCCGGCGTCGGATGGACCCACCGGCACGGTACGCAGCTCCGTGGCGACGCCGCCGGCCGCCACGGGTACCCGGGCCGGCGTACCGGCCGTCCGCTACGACCAGCGGATCTACCACGGGTACGCGACGGACCTGCTCGACCTCGTCCGCTCCACCGATCCGGACGCCACGACGCTGCTGCTGATCGGGCACAACCCGACCATCTCGGAGCTGTCCACTCTGCTCGATCCGGTGCACGCCGACCCGGACGGGCTGCGTACCAGCGGAATCGTCGTACACGGGATCGACGGCGAGTGGGCGGGCGTACGCGAGCAGGCCGGCCCGATCGTGAAGTGGCACACCGCCCGCGGCTGA
- a CDS encoding DUF6458 family protein, with amino-acid sequence MGLGTGIFLITLGAILTFAIRANIWWLDLRAVGWVFILAGLGVVATTLWYWQDRKKRARTLIVEENRLSHPTAMMPPPPDPPPPSAPPS; translated from the coding sequence ATGGGCCTTGGTACGGGAATTTTCCTCATTACGTTGGGAGCCATCCTGACGTTCGCGATCAGAGCGAACATCTGGTGGCTCGACCTGCGCGCGGTCGGCTGGGTCTTCATCCTGGCCGGGCTCGGAGTGGTGGCAACCACCCTCTGGTACTGGCAGGACCGCAAGAAGCGCGCCCGGACGCTGATCGTCGAGGAGAACCGACTGTCGCATCCGACGGCGATGATGCCGCCGCCACCGGATCCACCGCCACCGAGCGCCCCACCGAGCTGA
- a CDS encoding acyl-CoA dehydrogenase, whose protein sequence is MTHYRSNRRDLEFNLFEVFGADQTFGIGPYSELDAGTARSVLAEVDRLAREDLAASYAESDRNPPVFDPAAHTAALPEAFKKSYRTLMASEFWRMDLPAELDGTFAPRALWWSAAELILGANAPLWMYAGGPSFAHTLYREGTEQQKKWAELFVEKQWASTMVLTEPDAGSDVGAGRTRAIPQPDGSWHIEGVKRFITSGEHDLTENIIHYVLARPVGVEGAGGPGTKGLSLFVVPKFHFDSETGELGERNGAYATNLEHKMGLKVSNTCEMTFGEHGVPAKGWLLGDVHDGIRQMFLIIEYARMMVGTKAIATLSTGYLNALEYAKNRVQGADLLRSTDKNAPRVPITHHPDVRRSLMLQKAYAEGLRALVCYTATWQDRINLAEAAGDESTVRLAKGVNDLLLPLVKGVGSERAYELLGHESLQTFGGSGFLQDYPLEQYVRDAKIDTLYEGTTAIQSLDLFFRKIVRDRGTSLMAVAAEIQGFVESGGGSHPVPTVSAEPVDGQLKEERLALGRALGEVQSMLGTMTGWLMEAQGDDPRVMYKIGLTSRRFLLAVGDLVVGWLLQRQAEVALRALSAEVSDADKAFYTGKLAAARFFAREVLPRIGADRRIVENADLELMELAEDVF, encoded by the coding sequence ATGACCCACTACAGGAGCAATCGGCGCGACCTCGAGTTCAACCTCTTCGAGGTCTTCGGCGCGGACCAGACGTTCGGCATCGGTCCGTACTCCGAACTGGACGCCGGCACCGCTCGGAGCGTCCTGGCCGAGGTCGACCGACTGGCCCGCGAGGACCTCGCGGCCAGCTACGCCGAGAGCGACCGCAATCCACCGGTGTTCGACCCGGCCGCCCACACCGCAGCGCTGCCGGAGGCGTTCAAGAAGTCCTACCGGACCCTGATGGCCTCGGAATTCTGGCGGATGGACCTGCCGGCCGAGCTGGACGGGACCTTCGCCCCGCGCGCCCTGTGGTGGTCGGCCGCCGAGCTGATCCTCGGCGCCAACGCGCCGCTGTGGATGTACGCCGGCGGCCCGTCGTTCGCGCACACCCTCTACCGCGAGGGAACGGAACAGCAGAAGAAGTGGGCCGAACTCTTCGTCGAGAAGCAGTGGGCCTCCACGATGGTGCTCACCGAACCCGATGCCGGCTCGGACGTGGGCGCGGGGCGGACCCGGGCGATTCCCCAGCCGGACGGCTCCTGGCACATCGAGGGCGTCAAGCGGTTCATCACCAGCGGTGAGCACGACCTGACCGAGAACATCATCCACTATGTCCTGGCCCGACCGGTCGGGGTGGAGGGTGCCGGCGGCCCGGGTACCAAGGGTCTGTCGCTGTTCGTGGTCCCCAAGTTCCACTTCGACTCCGAGACCGGCGAGCTGGGCGAGCGCAACGGCGCCTACGCGACGAACCTCGAACACAAGATGGGCCTCAAGGTCTCGAACACCTGCGAGATGACCTTCGGCGAGCACGGCGTTCCGGCCAAGGGCTGGCTGCTGGGCGACGTACACGACGGCATCCGGCAGATGTTCCTGATCATCGAGTACGCCCGGATGATGGTCGGCACGAAGGCCATCGCGACGCTCTCCACCGGCTACCTGAACGCACTGGAGTACGCGAAGAACCGGGTGCAGGGTGCAGACCTGCTCCGGTCCACCGACAAGAACGCCCCCCGGGTGCCCATCACCCACCATCCGGACGTACGCCGATCGCTGATGCTGCAGAAGGCGTACGCCGAGGGCCTGCGCGCGCTGGTCTGCTACACCGCGACCTGGCAGGACCGGATCAACCTGGCCGAGGCGGCCGGTGACGAGTCGACCGTCAGGCTCGCCAAGGGTGTGAACGACCTGTTGCTGCCCCTGGTCAAGGGAGTCGGCTCGGAGCGGGCGTACGAGCTGCTCGGGCACGAGTCGTTGCAGACGTTCGGCGGCTCCGGTTTCCTCCAGGACTACCCGTTGGAGCAGTACGTCCGGGACGCGAAGATCGACACCCTGTACGAGGGAACGACGGCGATCCAGAGCCTCGACCTGTTCTTCCGGAAGATCGTCCGGGACCGGGGTACGAGCCTGATGGCCGTGGCCGCCGAGATCCAGGGGTTCGTCGAGTCCGGGGGCGGTTCCCACCCGGTGCCCACGGTGTCCGCCGAGCCGGTCGACGGCCAGCTCAAGGAGGAGCGGCTGGCCCTGGGCCGGGCGCTCGGCGAGGTGCAGAGCATGCTCGGCACCATGACCGGGTGGCTCATGGAGGCCCAGGGTGACGATCCGCGCGTGATGTACAAGATCGGGCTGACCAGTCGCCGCTTCCTGTTGGCGGTCGGCGACCTGGTCGTCGGCTGGCTGTTGCAGCGGCAGGCCGAGGTGGCGCTGCGGGCGTTGAGTGCCGAGGTGTCCGACGCGGACAAGGCGTTCTACACCGGAAAACTGGCCGCCGCCCGGTTCTTCGCCCGCGAGGTTCTGCCCCGGATCGGCGCCGACCGCAGGATCGTCGAGAACGCCGACCTCGAGTTGATGGAGCTGGCCGAGGACGTCTTCTGA
- a CDS encoding PP2C family protein-serine/threonine phosphatase — MLFGVPMRLMPSGDRPMSPGSRAGLGAAIVLLALVSVVEFADDSKVNYVGLVAAAPFLAAAFASWRVVLAVGAIATVLAVSLAWGGQVVPLAASVNVVGVVLATAIAALFAVIRQRQAERIAELSKLASVAQQAVLRPVGPQVGSLAVAGHYISSTAAADIGGDLYEAIDTPYGVRIIIGDVRGKGLDAVRLASIVLGSYRHVAYERADLRAIVADLDRAVARNVGDEDFVTAALVEERGGTLTIVNCGHPAPLLLRGGQVIPMEPPAPAPPLGFMPVVRPRVERLEPGDRLLLFTDGLGEARRDGEFFPTADRAWRLLGHGTVADGLASLESALVEWVRGRLDDDIALVLMEYPGPRSATTTAVPSWEVGAADG, encoded by the coding sequence ATGCTGTTCGGCGTACCCATGCGATTGATGCCGTCGGGCGATCGCCCGATGAGCCCTGGCTCCCGCGCCGGTCTCGGCGCGGCCATTGTGCTGCTCGCGCTCGTCTCCGTGGTGGAGTTCGCGGACGACTCGAAGGTCAACTATGTCGGCCTGGTCGCGGCGGCTCCGTTCCTGGCCGCGGCGTTCGCGTCCTGGCGGGTGGTGCTCGCCGTCGGGGCGATCGCCACCGTGCTGGCGGTGTCCCTGGCCTGGGGCGGGCAGGTGGTTCCGCTGGCCGCCTCGGTCAACGTCGTCGGCGTCGTTCTGGCGACGGCGATCGCCGCGCTGTTCGCGGTGATCCGGCAACGGCAGGCCGAGCGGATCGCCGAATTGTCCAAACTCGCATCAGTGGCCCAACAAGCCGTACTGCGTCCGGTCGGTCCACAGGTCGGCAGCCTGGCGGTGGCGGGCCACTACATTTCGTCCACTGCGGCGGCGGACATTGGCGGCGACCTCTACGAGGCGATCGACACGCCGTACGGGGTGCGGATCATCATCGGCGACGTCCGGGGCAAGGGGCTGGACGCGGTCCGGCTGGCCAGCATCGTGCTCGGCTCGTACCGGCACGTCGCCTACGAGCGGGCCGACCTGCGGGCCATCGTGGCCGATCTGGACCGGGCGGTGGCGCGCAACGTCGGCGACGAGGACTTCGTGACCGCGGCCCTGGTCGAGGAGCGGGGCGGCACGCTGACGATCGTGAACTGCGGTCATCCGGCGCCGTTGCTGCTCCGGGGCGGGCAGGTGATTCCGATGGAGCCGCCGGCCCCCGCGCCGCCGCTGGGCTTCATGCCGGTGGTCCGGCCCCGGGTCGAGCGACTCGAGCCCGGTGACCGGCTGCTGCTGTTCACCGACGGTCTCGGCGAGGCGCGTCGGGACGGCGAGTTCTTCCCCACCGCGGATCGGGCCTGGCGACTGCTGGGGCACGGCACCGTCGCCGACGGGCTGGCTTCGCTGGAGTCGGCGTTGGTCGAGTGGGTACGGGGCCGGCTCGACGACGACATCGCCCTGGTGCTGATGGAGTACCCGGGACCGCGCTCGGCAACCACCACCGCCGTACCGAGCTGGGAGGTCGGCGCGGCCGACGGCTGA
- a CDS encoding septal ring lytic transglycosylase RlpA family protein, whose amino-acid sequence MVGKHARARIFRSPTGLVAAGAVAVALVGAGAAGAVRLGTEPAANSSSTPLVTAPVAPGIPSGLPTSTVSPAPTSPDPSRSAEHSSRSSTRSTPSPTRSTTSKPPAAKKRAATTPTVRVVDTGSCGASYYDQGQVTANGEAFDPDGLTAAHKTLPFNTRVRVTNPGNGKSVVVRINDRGPYIDGRCIDLSRGAFEAIASLDQGALDVRYEVLG is encoded by the coding sequence GTGGTGGGGAAACATGCCCGCGCTCGGATCTTCAGATCGCCGACCGGCCTGGTGGCCGCCGGTGCGGTCGCCGTCGCACTCGTCGGCGCGGGTGCGGCCGGTGCGGTACGGCTCGGCACCGAACCCGCCGCCAACTCGTCGTCGACGCCGCTGGTGACCGCCCCGGTCGCCCCCGGCATCCCGAGCGGGCTGCCGACGAGCACGGTCAGCCCGGCCCCGACCAGCCCCGATCCGAGCCGTTCGGCCGAGCACTCGTCGCGGTCCAGTACCCGGTCGACACCGAGCCCGACCCGGTCCACGACCAGCAAGCCACCCGCCGCGAAGAAGCGGGCGGCCACGACGCCGACGGTCCGGGTGGTCGACACCGGCTCCTGCGGAGCGTCGTACTACGACCAGGGACAGGTCACGGCGAACGGGGAGGCGTTCGATCCCGACGGGTTGACCGCCGCGCACAAGACGCTGCCCTTCAACACCCGGGTCCGGGTGACCAACCCGGGCAACGGGAAGTCGGTGGTGGTCCGGATCAACGATCGGGGACCGTACATCGACGGCCGCTGCATCGACCTGTCCCGTGGGGCGTTCGAGGCGATCGCCTCGTTGGACCAGGGCGCGCTCGACGTGAGGTACGAGGTCCTCGGCTGA
- a CDS encoding phosphoribosyltransferase family protein yields the protein MVCVRRAELRKRLIDGFRWTDPGPESTHLVSDSSGWWRDPAILAGLGPALSEPFRAERPTVVIAPEVTGLLLGPLVANALGVGFVPAYKNTGERRIAEATTWAWTESDYRGRRLALGVRDRHLGPDDRVLVVDDWVASGAQIRALYELIATRGGTALGATALVAECPPEVARQLRLDSVLTTADLHA from the coding sequence ATGGTCTGCGTGCGGCGGGCCGAGCTGAGAAAACGACTGATCGACGGGTTCCGGTGGACCGACCCGGGACCGGAGAGCACCCACCTGGTCAGCGACTCGTCCGGCTGGTGGCGGGACCCGGCGATCCTCGCCGGCCTCGGTCCGGCGCTCTCCGAGCCGTTCCGGGCCGAGCGCCCCACCGTCGTGATCGCCCCGGAGGTGACCGGCCTGCTACTCGGCCCGCTCGTGGCGAACGCGCTCGGTGTCGGGTTCGTCCCGGCGTACAAGAACACCGGTGAGCGGCGGATCGCCGAGGCCACCACCTGGGCCTGGACCGAATCCGACTACCGGGGGCGGCGACTGGCCCTCGGCGTACGGGACCGGCACCTGGGGCCGGACGACCGGGTGCTGGTGGTGGACGACTGGGTGGCCAGTGGCGCCCAGATCCGGGCCCTCTACGAGCTGATCGCCACCCGGGGCGGTACGGCGCTCGGAGCCACCGCCCTGGTCGCCGAGTGTCCGCCGGAGGTGGCCCGGCAGCTCCGCCTGGACAGCGTGCTGACCACCGCCGACCTGCACGCCTGA
- a CDS encoding response regulator transcription factor codes for MTERRVLVVEDEHTIAESVAARLRAEGFLVEIARTGPDAVEAFRRGRPDLVVLDVMLPGFDGLEVCRRIQADRPVPVLMLTARDDETDLLVGLAVGADDYLTKPFSLRELAARVHALLRRVDRASSAARTGAEVLRLGDLEINQAERRVRRQGVEAHLTPTEFDLLTHFANRPRTVLPRERLLADVWGWMDGSGTRTVDSHVKALRRKLGADLIRTVHGVGYALEVRP; via the coding sequence ATGACGGAACGCCGAGTCCTGGTCGTCGAGGACGAGCACACCATCGCCGAGTCGGTCGCGGCCCGGCTGCGCGCCGAGGGCTTCCTGGTGGAGATCGCCCGGACCGGGCCGGATGCCGTCGAGGCGTTCCGAAGGGGCCGGCCGGATCTGGTCGTGCTGGACGTGATGCTGCCCGGTTTCGACGGGCTGGAGGTCTGCCGGCGGATCCAGGCCGACCGACCGGTCCCGGTGCTGATGCTGACCGCCCGGGACGACGAGACGGACCTGCTGGTCGGGCTCGCCGTCGGGGCCGACGACTACCTGACCAAACCGTTCTCGCTGCGCGAACTGGCCGCCCGGGTGCACGCCCTGTTGCGCCGGGTCGACCGGGCCAGCAGCGCGGCGCGTACCGGTGCCGAGGTCCTCCGGCTCGGCGACCTGGAGATCAACCAGGCGGAACGCCGGGTCCGGCGCCAGGGGGTCGAGGCGCATCTGACCCCGACCGAGTTCGACCTGCTGACGCACTTCGCCAACCGCCCCCGGACGGTGCTGCCCCGGGAACGGCTGCTCGCCGACGTCTGGGGCTGGATGGACGGCTCCGGCACCCGGACCGTCGACAGCCATGTCAAGGCCCTGCGCCGCAAGCTCGGCGCCGACCTGATCCGCACCGTGCACGGAGTCGGGTACGCGTTGGAGGTACGGCCGTGA
- a CDS encoding sensor histidine kinase, producing MTRFWSGFNSALDALPRPLDPIWSIKLKLGILMLGSGAAGLAVFILGIGWIPWWTSGTACAVALLTSQFLAHGMTSPLREMTAAARAMARGDYTRRVRATSRDEVGELAAAFNQMAGDLAEADRRRRELIANVSHELRTPITALQGVLENIVDGVAEPDLPTLRVALTQTERLGHLVADLLDLSRLDAGVLPLRREKIDVAEFLDEVVQQATVNAAGAGRDVRFEVRQQPAPLHVEADPRRLHQVFANLLDNAARHSPAGGRVLVAAKRVADELRFEVTDEGEGIPARLRPEVFERFTRGERTGDGGTGLGLAIAHWVVELHGGTIAVADPPLAGTEPPDGTRRSVGCQIRVTLPIAAAGMSADSTILVAAP from the coding sequence GTGACCAGGTTCTGGAGCGGATTCAACTCCGCCCTCGACGCCCTGCCCCGCCCGCTCGACCCGATCTGGTCGATCAAGCTGAAGCTGGGCATCCTGATGCTCGGCTCGGGTGCGGCCGGGCTGGCCGTGTTCATCCTCGGCATCGGCTGGATCCCCTGGTGGACCTCTGGCACCGCCTGCGCGGTGGCGCTGCTGACCTCACAGTTCCTCGCCCACGGCATGACCTCGCCGCTGCGCGAGATGACGGCGGCGGCCCGGGCGATGGCCCGGGGCGACTACACCCGCCGGGTCCGGGCGACCTCCCGGGACGAGGTCGGCGAGCTCGCTGCCGCGTTCAACCAGATGGCGGGGGACCTGGCCGAGGCCGACCGGCGACGCCGGGAGCTGATCGCGAACGTCTCGCACGAACTGCGTACCCCGATCACCGCGTTGCAGGGCGTCCTGGAGAACATCGTCGACGGCGTGGCCGAACCGGACCTGCCCACCCTGCGGGTCGCGCTGACCCAGACCGAACGGCTCGGTCACCTGGTCGCCGACCTGCTCGACCTGTCCCGGCTCGACGCCGGGGTGCTGCCGCTGCGCCGGGAGAAAATCGACGTCGCGGAGTTCCTGGACGAGGTCGTCCAGCAGGCCACGGTCAACGCGGCCGGAGCCGGGCGCGACGTCCGGTTCGAGGTACGCCAGCAGCCGGCGCCGTTGCACGTCGAGGCCGACCCCCGGCGGCTGCACCAGGTCTTCGCCAACCTGCTCGACAACGCCGCCCGGCACAGCCCGGCGGGCGGCAGGGTGCTCGTCGCCGCGAAGCGGGTGGCGGACGAGCTCCGGTTCGAGGTGACCGACGAGGGTGAGGGCATCCCCGCACGACTTCGGCCGGAGGTGTTCGAACGCTTCACCCGGGGCGAGCGCACCGGCGACGGCGGCACCGGCCTGGGCCTGGCGATCGCGCACTGGGTGGTGGAGCTGCACGGCGGCACGATCGCGGTCGCCGACCCACCCCTGGCCGGGACCGAGCCGCCGGACGGAACGCGCCGATCGGTCGGCTGTCAGATCCGGGTGACCCTTCCGATCGCCGCCGCCGGTATGTCCGCCGACTCCACCATCCTGGTGGCGGCGCCCTGA